The following proteins come from a genomic window of Polaribacter dokdonensis:
- a CDS encoding SusD/RagB family nutrient-binding outer membrane lipoprotein, protein MKKIIYTLLILAFTLLGCTKDFEEINTNPNAPVVVQPSLLLRQVIYDFGEQMSYEGFVAGDLLGQHRTALDFNLFDRHDLKSPQLGGNPWSIFYTNLRDNEIILNQSKTTSAFAVYEGPALILKAYMAAGLTDLFGDVPYFEAFNGVEGTVTPKYDLQEDIYQNENGILDNLDKGIAAINAYTGSIALEGDILFDGNLQAWIQFANSLKIKYLIRISKKVDVAAQLQTLYNQGNYITSNSNNAVFDFTNSDPNSFRLAQLRVGDFNNFVLSETMEEILVDLDDARINTFFRPFANATGNDYNGLINGINSSTTSIALADYSLSGTAFREDTSTLDANFMTAWETSFLLAEAAEKGLITANAETLYNEGVRQAFEYWNTTLPANYLLGNANYNAAGTSPLAQIITQKWIASIIQGYEGWIEYRRTGFPVLKNVSASLNNGLIPVRMPYPAEAATLNQENYSAAAAATNGNSLDVNVWWNE, encoded by the coding sequence ATGAAAAAAATAATATATACACTTTTAATTTTAGCGTTTACCTTGTTAGGTTGCACTAAAGATTTTGAAGAAATTAATACCAATCCAAATGCACCTGTAGTTGTACAACCAAGTTTGTTGTTAAGACAAGTAATCTATGACTTTGGAGAACAAATGAGTTATGAAGGTTTTGTAGCTGGTGATTTGTTAGGGCAACACAGAACAGCTTTAGACTTTAATTTATTTGATAGACACGATTTAAAAAGTCCGCAATTAGGAGGTAACCCTTGGTCTATTTTTTACACCAATTTAAGAGACAATGAAATTATTTTAAATCAAAGTAAAACAACTAGTGCTTTTGCAGTTTATGAAGGTCCTGCCTTAATTTTAAAAGCATATATGGCTGCTGGTTTAACAGATTTATTTGGAGATGTACCTTACTTTGAAGCCTTTAATGGTGTAGAAGGCACAGTAACCCCTAAGTACGATTTACAAGAAGACATTTATCAAAATGAAAACGGAATTCTAGACAATTTAGACAAAGGTATTGCAGCTATCAACGCCTACACTGGTTCAATTGCTTTAGAAGGTGATATTTTGTTTGATGGAAACCTACAAGCGTGGATTCAGTTTGCAAATTCTTTAAAAATAAAATACCTCATTCGTATTTCTAAAAAAGTAGATGTTGCAGCACAATTGCAAACGCTATATAATCAGGGCAATTACATAACCAGTAATAGTAACAATGCCGTATTTGACTTTACCAATTCAGATCCTAACAGTTTTAGGTTAGCGCAATTAAGAGTTGGTGATTTCAACAACTTTGTACTTTCTGAAACTATGGAAGAAATCTTAGTTGATCTTGATGATGCAAGAATTAACACCTTTTTTAGGCCTTTTGCCAATGCTACAGGTAATGATTACAATGGATTAATTAACGGGATCAATTCTTCGACAACATCAATAGCCTTGGCAGATTATTCGCTTTCAGGAACTGCCTTTAGAGAAGACACCTCTACCCTAGATGCTAATTTTATGACAGCTTGGGAAACTAGCTTTTTATTAGCAGAAGCTGCTGAAAAAGGGTTGATTACTGCAAATGCAGAAACCTTATATAATGAGGGTGTAAGACAAGCTTTCGAGTATTGGAATACTACTTTACCAGCCAACTATTTATTAGGGAATGCCAATTACAATGCAGCAGGTACATCGCCTTTGGCTCAAATTATCACTCAAAAATGGATTGCTTCTATCATTCAAGGATATGAAGGTTGGATTGAATACAGAAGAACAGGTTTTCCTGTACTTAAAAATGTTTCTGCAAGTTTAAATAACGGATTAATACCTGTTAGAATGCCTTATCCAGCAGAAGCTGCAACTTTAAATCAAGAGAACTATAGTGCAGCAGCTGCTGCAACAAATGGCAATAGTTTAGATGTAAACGTATGGT